A stretch of the Bacillus anthracis str. Vollum genome encodes the following:
- a CDS encoding aspartate/glutamate racemase family protein, with translation MIGILAGMGPKSTGPFVDTVVAECQTIYGAKHDMDFPHMMIYSCPTPFYMDRPIDHEAMKKAIIEGAQKLESTGAGFIAMSCNTAHLYFEELQQSLSIPILNIVDETLKAIPETAKRVALLETEATVQAGIYQDGIAKRNIEYIHYEQWQESINQIITYIKSGEVEEARELWSALVLQLKDEVDTAIIACTDLNVVASEDFVDSAQCLAKAVVRMYLSNTKRSS, from the coding sequence ATGATTGGAATACTAGCAGGAATGGGGCCAAAATCAACTGGACCATTCGTCGATACAGTTGTAGCAGAGTGCCAAACAATATACGGAGCAAAGCATGACATGGACTTTCCTCATATGATGATCTATTCGTGCCCAACACCGTTTTACATGGATCGCCCTATTGATCATGAAGCGATGAAAAAAGCGATTATTGAAGGAGCACAAAAACTCGAGAGTACTGGCGCAGGCTTTATCGCTATGTCGTGCAATACAGCGCATCTTTATTTTGAAGAATTACAGCAATCTCTTTCTATTCCTATTTTGAATATAGTTGATGAAACGTTAAAAGCGATTCCTGAAACTGCAAAAAGAGTCGCTCTTCTTGAAACCGAAGCAACTGTTCAAGCTGGTATTTACCAAGATGGGATTGCAAAGCGTAATATAGAGTACATTCATTACGAACAATGGCAGGAAAGCATTAATCAAATTATTACTTATATTAAATCTGGAGAGGTTGAAGAAGCTCGCGAATTGTGGAGTGCCCTCGTTTTACAATTGAAAGATGAAGTTGATACTGCAATTATCGCATGTACTGATTTGAATGTAGTGGCGAGTGAGGATTTTGTTGATTCTGCTCAATGTCTTGCGAAAGCGGTTGTTAGGATGTATCTATCAAATACAAAGAGATCTTCATAA
- a CDS encoding PepSY-associated TM helix domain-containing protein codes for MKVNRSLHYIFWRWHFYAGLFITPLLITLSLSGIGYLFREEVEDFIYKDLYFGKSAQTESISMADSISLTEKKYPHYSVAKISEFDGDYNTRLTIANEYTGQQKYVYLDNNNQIVGDQNASETFANIMRELHSSLLVGGTVINYTVELAACWTIFLIVTGLYMSIRQFKNTPSSNKREKAKRRHSIIGIIFTLPLVLLVASGLPWSGFMGNQIYKIASSNESLGYPKLYMAPPESKVKELPWATRKEAPPESNSNEPKAISVDILQKGIEIKKPYVISLPADPKGVFTVSKSSGSGITGMHVAPNEEITAYFDQYSGELISKTDYRDYGLLAQWFTYGIPLHEGHLFGWPNKILCLLTTLSLLLLIYYGIKMWLARKPKGKLAAPSKQRDKKSIIVFFILMVILGAVMPLFGLSVLVIFAIELLIYVFSKIRS; via the coding sequence ATGAAAGTAAATCGTTCGCTTCATTACATTTTTTGGCGTTGGCATTTTTATGCTGGGCTTTTTATTACGCCGCTTCTTATTACGTTGTCACTGAGCGGAATTGGGTATTTATTTCGGGAAGAGGTTGAGGATTTCATCTATAAAGATTTATATTTTGGGAAGAGTGCTCAAACAGAATCTATTTCGATGGCTGATTCTATTTCCTTAACAGAGAAAAAATATCCACATTATAGTGTGGCGAAAATTAGTGAGTTTGATGGGGATTATAATACGAGACTTACGATTGCAAATGAGTATACGGGGCAACAAAAATATGTGTATTTAGATAATAATAATCAAATTGTTGGGGATCAAAACGCAAGTGAAACGTTTGCCAATATTATGAGGGAATTACATAGTTCTCTTTTAGTTGGTGGCACTGTCATTAACTATACTGTAGAACTTGCGGCATGTTGGACAATCTTCTTAATTGTAACTGGGTTGTACATGAGTATACGCCAATTCAAAAACACACCATCATCCAATAAGCGAGAAAAAGCAAAACGACGTCATTCTATTATCGGTATTATATTTACACTTCCTCTCGTTCTGCTAGTTGCATCTGGATTGCCGTGGTCAGGTTTTATGGGTAACCAAATTTATAAAATTGCATCGTCAAATGAATCGCTCGGGTATCCGAAATTGTATATGGCACCGCCTGAATCGAAGGTAAAAGAATTGCCGTGGGCAACTAGAAAAGAAGCTCCTCCTGAATCGAATTCAAATGAACCGAAAGCAATTTCAGTTGATATATTACAAAAAGGGATTGAAATAAAGAAACCGTATGTTATTTCACTACCAGCTGATCCGAAAGGTGTGTTCACTGTTTCGAAATCAAGCGGTTCCGGTATTACAGGTATGCATGTTGCACCAAATGAAGAAATAACAGCTTATTTTGATCAATATAGCGGCGAACTCATTTCCAAAACGGACTATCGTGATTATGGATTACTTGCGCAATGGTTCACTTACGGTATCCCGCTTCATGAAGGACATTTATTCGGATGGCCAAATAAAATATTATGCTTACTAACGACATTATCTTTATTGCTTCTCATTTATTACGGAATAAAAATGTGGTTAGCAAGAAAGCCGAAAGGAAAATTAGCAGCACCATCAAAACAAAGAGATAAGAAAAGCATAATCGTTTTCTTTATCCTGATGGTTATACTAGGCGCTGTCATGCCTTTATTCGGACTGTCTGTTTTAGTTATTTTTGCGATTGAACTTCTTATATATGTATTTTCCAAAATACGATCATAA
- a CDS encoding tetraprenyl-beta-curcumene synthase family protein, whose protein sequence is MNVPSNPITLMAKVYRDVFPVVHHELAMWKERAYHIPNDELHSQAIASIEHKTFHCEGGGILALLANEHREECIRFIVAYQTISDYLDNLCDRSTSLDPNDFAALHESMLMALSPEVEGGGNYYRYRDDQDDGGYLDELVETCQDVLKKTKHYDKIAPILHELACYYCDLQIHKHVKLEEREPRLQTWFEAHKENLPEMSWFEFSACAGSTLGIFCLVAYAFHDELHDEDIAKIRQGYFPYVQGLHILLDYFIDQEEDRIGGDLNFCSYYENEQVILDRMKHFVEEAEKSIGDLPHAKFHRLISRGLLGIYLSDQKVSAQKNMHKMARRIVKYGGLTSRFFYWNGKMYRKKTAQ, encoded by the coding sequence GTGAACGTACCGAGTAATCCCATAACGCTCATGGCGAAAGTATACCGTGATGTGTTTCCGGTTGTACACCATGAGCTAGCGATGTGGAAAGAGCGTGCCTACCATATTCCGAATGATGAGCTTCATAGTCAGGCAATCGCAAGTATTGAGCATAAAACGTTTCATTGCGAAGGCGGTGGCATTTTAGCGCTATTAGCAAATGAACACCGTGAGGAATGTATTCGTTTTATCGTCGCATATCAAACGATCAGCGACTATTTAGATAATTTATGTGATCGCAGTACATCACTTGATCCGAATGATTTTGCCGCACTGCATGAATCTATGTTAATGGCATTATCACCTGAAGTAGAAGGTGGCGGTAATTATTATCGCTATCGTGATGATCAAGATGATGGTGGTTATTTAGATGAACTTGTTGAAACATGCCAAGATGTTTTAAAGAAAACGAAGCACTATGACAAAATTGCTCCTATTCTTCATGAACTTGCTTGTTATTATTGTGATTTGCAAATTCATAAACATGTGAAATTAGAAGAAAGAGAACCACGATTACAAACATGGTTTGAAGCACATAAAGAAAACTTACCTGAGATGAGTTGGTTTGAATTTTCAGCATGTGCCGGTTCTACGCTTGGAATCTTCTGTCTTGTAGCATATGCTTTTCATGATGAATTACATGATGAAGATATTGCGAAAATTAGACAAGGATATTTTCCTTACGTACAAGGACTTCATATCTTACTTGATTATTTCATTGATCAAGAAGAAGACCGCATCGGCGGGGATTTGAATTTCTGTAGTTATTATGAAAACGAGCAAGTGATATTAGATCGTATGAAACATTTTGTAGAAGAAGCAGAGAAGAGCATTGGTGATTTGCCTCACGCGAAGTTTCATCGTCTCATAAGCCGAGGATTACTTGGTATTTATTTATCAGATCAAAAAGTATCAGCACAAAAGAATATGCACAAAATGGCACGGCGCATTGTAAAATATGGAGGCCTCACTTCACGATTCTTCTATTGGAACGGGAAGATGTACCGAAAGAAAACGGCGCAGTGA
- a CDS encoding alpha/beta hydrolase, which yields MWNYEAEEAKAVIVIVHGAMEYHGRYEAVAEMWNHIGYHVVMGDLPSHGTTSRNRGHIDSFDEYIEEVKLWVKEARKYRLPIFLFGHSMGGLIVIRMMQETKREDVDGIILSSPCLGVLAGPSAPLQAASKILNIIAPKLQFATNLTVEMSTRNHEVRDAMENDSLFLRKVSVRWYSELIKSIEIAHKKIDDFPDVPLLLMQACEDKLVDKTRVRTWFNNVKISDKAFKEWPNCYHELLNEYERDEILNYIQSFTEIRINNIIETNK from the coding sequence ATGTGGAATTATGAAGCTGAAGAAGCAAAGGCTGTAATCGTTATCGTGCACGGCGCAATGGAATATCACGGACGCTATGAAGCCGTTGCGGAAATGTGGAATCATATCGGCTACCATGTCGTGATGGGGGACCTTCCGTCACATGGAACGACTTCAAGAAATAGAGGACATATTGATTCGTTTGATGAATACATAGAGGAAGTTAAATTATGGGTGAAAGAGGCAAGAAAGTATCGGTTACCTATTTTTCTATTTGGTCATAGTATGGGTGGTCTTATTGTCATTCGTATGATGCAAGAAACGAAGAGAGAAGATGTAGACGGCATTATTTTAAGTTCGCCATGTTTAGGTGTATTAGCTGGACCTTCTGCACCGCTTCAAGCTGCCTCAAAAATATTAAATATTATCGCTCCGAAGTTACAATTTGCAACGAATCTTACAGTGGAAATGTCAACGCGTAATCATGAAGTGAGAGATGCGATGGAGAACGATTCATTGTTCTTGCGCAAAGTATCAGTACGTTGGTATAGTGAATTGATTAAGTCTATTGAAATCGCTCATAAAAAAATAGATGATTTTCCAGATGTTCCGCTCTTGCTAATGCAAGCATGTGAGGATAAACTTGTAGATAAAACACGTGTCCGCACTTGGTTTAATAATGTTAAAATAAGTGATAAGGCTTTTAAAGAATGGCCGAATTGTTATCATGAGTTATTAAATGAGTATGAGCGTGATGAAATTTTGAATTATATTCAGTCATTTACTGAAATACGCATCAATAACATAATAGAAACAAATAAGTAA
- a CDS encoding gamma carbonic anhydrase family protein — MIYPYKEKNPKIASSAFIADYVTITGDVSIGEESSIWFNTVIRGDVSPTIIGDRVNVQDQCTLHQSPQYPLILEDDVTIGHQVILHSCHIKKDALIGMGSIILDGAEIGEGAFIGAGSLVSQGKKIPPNTLAFGRPAKVVRELTEEDRKDMERIRTQYVEKGQYYKSLQK; from the coding sequence ATGATATATCCTTACAAAGAAAAAAATCCGAAAATTGCGAGTAGTGCTTTTATCGCTGACTATGTTACCATTACAGGCGATGTCTCAATTGGCGAGGAATCAAGTATTTGGTTTAATACAGTCATCCGCGGTGATGTGTCACCAACAATTATTGGAGACCGCGTAAATGTACAAGATCAATGTACACTCCACCAAAGCCCACAGTATCCTCTTATTTTAGAAGATGACGTAACAATTGGGCATCAAGTCATTTTACATAGCTGCCATATTAAGAAAGATGCTTTAATTGGAATGGGATCTATTATATTAGATGGTGCTGAAATTGGCGAAGGAGCCTTTATCGGTGCTGGAAGCCTCGTTTCACAAGGAAAGAAAATCCCGCCGAATACATTAGCTTTCGGTCGTCCAGCGAAAGTCGTTCGTGAGTTAACAGAAGAAGACCGTAAAGACATGGAGCGAATTCGCACGCAATACGTTGAAAAAGGCCAATATTATAAATCACTACAAAAATGA
- a CDS encoding phosphatase PAP2 family protein: MKVSGLYKIECYIFRGINRYFDQKTLNLFFSNITHIGGATFSIALTLFFLIFASGTLHQAAIATAISLAISHIPVQILKRWYPRKRPYLTIQDAKYPVHPLQDHSFPSGHTTAVFSVFIPFICYNPNLLIFLLPLALCVGISRIYLGLHYPSDVFVGMCLGTCSGIISFYQFIPLFT, translated from the coding sequence ATGAAGGTCAGTGGATTATATAAAATAGAATGTTACATTTTCAGAGGAATTAACCGCTACTTTGATCAAAAAACGTTAAATCTCTTTTTCAGCAATATTACTCATATCGGTGGCGCGACTTTCTCTATCGCACTCACACTATTCTTTTTAATTTTCGCAAGTGGAACTTTACATCAAGCTGCAATTGCAACTGCTATTTCGCTAGCAATTAGCCATATTCCTGTGCAAATATTAAAAAGATGGTATCCACGAAAACGTCCTTATTTAACAATTCAGGATGCAAAATATCCAGTCCATCCATTACAAGACCACTCTTTCCCGTCTGGTCATACAACAGCCGTTTTCTCTGTCTTTATTCCATTTATTTGCTATAATCCAAACTTACTTATTTTCCTATTACCGTTAGCATTATGCGTCGGTATTTCGCGCATTTATTTAGGGCTTCACTATCCGTCTGATGTATTCGTCGGTATGTGCCTAGGCACTTGCTCTGGCATCATCTCTTTTTATCAATTCATCCCACTTTTCACATAA
- a CDS encoding glycosyltransferase family 4 protein encodes MRVAIFTDTFTPQVNGVAKTLERLTRYFQKEKIAYSVFAPQHTAEDNFVANVNKMRSIPLTILYPECRFSFPTPRIRRELLSFKPDMIHIATPFNMGLCGLYYAKKLNIPVVGSYHTDFDAYLRYYKIEFLSNMLWNYLKWFHSHMQKNFVPSPETLHQLKHKGFQALSIWGRGVDCNLFHPAYNTEIFRKKYNITAKYVLSYVGRITPEKDIDTLQNLIVKSAHTRNDIHWLIAGDGPLATSLREAVPKTNVTFTGYLQGVDLAEAYACSNMMVFPSATETFGNVVLESLACGTPVIGANSGGVKNIITDGKTGVLCPPKNEDVFLSSIYSLLQNEEKLEQMGIAASSYAKSKSWDEIFRGLLSHYEEVLQHNASELLA; translated from the coding sequence ATGAGAGTCGCCATTTTTACCGATACTTTTACGCCACAAGTGAACGGGGTTGCGAAAACGTTAGAGCGGTTAACACGATATTTTCAGAAAGAAAAAATCGCCTATTCTGTTTTCGCCCCTCAGCATACAGCTGAAGATAATTTCGTAGCGAATGTGAACAAGATGAGAAGTATCCCATTAACAATATTATATCCAGAATGTCGCTTTTCTTTTCCTACTCCGCGCATTAGACGAGAACTTCTTTCCTTTAAGCCTGACATGATTCACATTGCCACACCTTTCAACATGGGACTTTGTGGATTGTATTATGCAAAAAAGTTAAACATCCCAGTTGTCGGTTCTTATCATACTGATTTCGATGCCTATTTACGTTATTACAAAATCGAATTCCTCTCTAATATGCTTTGGAATTATTTAAAGTGGTTTCATAGTCATATGCAAAAAAATTTTGTCCCCTCTCCTGAAACATTACATCAATTAAAACATAAAGGCTTTCAGGCTCTCTCTATTTGGGGACGGGGTGTAGATTGCAATCTTTTTCATCCCGCTTACAATACAGAAATATTCCGGAAAAAATATAATATTACAGCGAAGTATGTCCTTTCCTATGTTGGACGGATTACCCCCGAAAAAGATATCGATACGTTGCAAAATCTTATCGTTAAATCCGCGCATACTCGAAACGATATTCATTGGCTTATAGCAGGGGACGGTCCTCTAGCAACAAGTCTTCGTGAAGCTGTTCCGAAAACAAATGTCACGTTTACTGGCTATTTACAAGGCGTGGATTTAGCTGAAGCATATGCTTGTTCTAACATGATGGTATTTCCATCAGCTACTGAAACATTTGGAAATGTTGTACTTGAATCGCTTGCATGCGGTACACCTGTCATCGGTGCAAATAGTGGCGGGGTTAAAAATATTATTACAGATGGAAAAACGGGAGTTCTTTGTCCGCCCAAAAATGAGGACGTATTTCTATCATCCATTTATTCTTTATTACAAAATGAAGAAAAACTGGAGCAGATGGGAATAGCAGCTTCATCTTATGCGAAATCAAAAAGCTGGGATGAGATCTTTCGTGGCTTGCTTAGCCACTATGAAGAAGTCCTTCAGCATAACGCATCAGAGTTGCTTGCTTAA
- a CDS encoding molybdenum cofactor guanylyltransferase: MSKYAGIVLAGGMSSRFGEPKALASWQGSTFIEHILKVMTSTLQEVVVISHSDIKERVEKLVQVPVIEDIPHYKGNGPLAGIVSGMEYIEADWYAIMPCDAPNVSHEWFTILLEQTSNEYDAVVPIINGRKQPLLAAYHNRVKEKIYALLQDEKRSMGQLLSQCNVKYVSGEDVQANADWFINVNTKEEYVQAQKDLSNK; encoded by the coding sequence ATGAGTAAGTATGCTGGAATTGTATTGGCAGGAGGTATGTCGAGTCGATTCGGTGAGCCGAAAGCGTTAGCGAGCTGGCAAGGTAGTACGTTTATTGAGCATATTTTGAAAGTGATGACAAGTACGCTCCAAGAAGTTGTAGTCATTAGTCATTCTGATATAAAAGAGCGAGTAGAGAAACTCGTACAAGTTCCTGTTATAGAAGATATTCCGCACTATAAAGGGAACGGGCCACTTGCTGGAATTGTATCAGGTATGGAATATATAGAAGCAGATTGGTATGCTATTATGCCTTGCGATGCGCCAAATGTTTCGCATGAGTGGTTTACCATTTTATTAGAGCAAACGAGTAATGAATATGATGCAGTTGTACCTATTATTAATGGAAGAAAACAACCGTTACTTGCAGCGTATCATAACCGTGTGAAAGAAAAGATTTATGCTTTGCTACAGGATGAAAAAAGAAGTATGGGTCAGCTTTTATCACAATGTAATGTGAAGTATGTCTCTGGTGAAGATGTACAAGCAAATGCGGATTGGTTTATCAATGTAAATACGAAAGAAGAATATGTGCAGGCTCAAAAAGACCTTTCAAATAAATGA
- a CDS encoding MogA/MoaB family molybdenum cofactor biosynthesis protein produces MSVTEHKKQAPKEVRCKIVTISDTRTEETDKSGQLLHELLKEAGHTVTSYEIVKDDKESIQQAVLAGYHREDVDVVLTNGGTGITKRDVTIEAVSALLHKEIVGFGELFRMISYLEDIGSSAMLSRAIGGTIGRKVVFSMPGSSGAVRLAMNKLILPELGHITFELHRQ; encoded by the coding sequence ATGAGCGTAACCGAACATAAAAAACAAGCGCCAAAAGAAGTGCGCTGCAAGATCGTAACAATTTCCGATACACGTACAGAAGAGACGGATAAGAGTGGACAACTATTACATGAATTGTTAAAAGAAGCAGGCCATACAGTGACCTCTTATGAAATTGTGAAAGATGATAAAGAAAGTATTCAGCAAGCAGTGTTAGCTGGTTATCATAGGGAAGATGTCGATGTTGTATTAACAAATGGCGGAACTGGTATTACGAAGCGTGATGTCACAATTGAAGCAGTATCAGCGTTATTACATAAAGAAATTGTTGGATTTGGTGAGTTGTTCCGCATGATTAGTTATTTAGAAGATATCGGAAGCAGCGCAATGCTAAGTAGAGCGATTGGTGGTACAATTGGGCGCAAAGTTGTCTTCTCGATGCCAGGATCTAGCGGCGCAGTTCGTCTTGCAATGAATAAATTGATTTTACCGGAATTAGGTCATATTACATTTGAGCTGCATCGCCAATGA
- the metK gene encoding methionine adenosyltransferase — protein MTKKRHLFTSESVTEGHPDKICDQISDSILDAILSKDANARVACETTVTTGLVLVAGEITTSTYVDIPKIVRETIQGIGYTRAKYGFDAETCAVLTSIDEQSADIAMGVDQALEAREGQMTDAEIEAIGAGDQGLMFGFACNETQELMPLPISLAHKLARRLTEVRKNDTLSYLRPDGKTQVTVEYDENGKPVRVDTIVISTQHHPDVTWEEIDRDLKEHVIKAVVPAELIDGETKFFINPTGRFVIGGPQGDAGLTGRKIIVDTYGGYARHGGGAFSGKDATKVDRSAAYAARYVAKNIVAAGLAEKAEVQLAYAIGVAQPVSISVDTFGTGKVSEDVLVELVRNNFDLRPAGIIKMLDLRRPIYKQTAAYGHFGRTDVDLSWERTDKAAALKEQAGL, from the coding sequence ATGACAAAAAAACGTCATCTGTTCACATCTGAGTCTGTAACTGAAGGACATCCAGATAAAATTTGTGACCAAATTTCTGATTCAATTTTAGATGCGATCTTATCAAAAGACGCAAATGCACGTGTAGCTTGTGAAACAACTGTAACAACTGGTTTAGTATTGGTAGCGGGGGAAATTACGACTTCTACTTACGTAGATATTCCAAAAATCGTTCGTGAAACAATTCAAGGCATTGGTTACACACGCGCAAAATACGGATTCGATGCAGAAACTTGTGCAGTTTTAACATCTATCGATGAGCAATCTGCTGACATCGCTATGGGTGTTGACCAAGCGCTAGAAGCACGCGAAGGTCAAATGACTGACGCTGAGATTGAGGCAATTGGTGCAGGAGACCAAGGTTTAATGTTTGGTTTCGCATGTAATGAAACACAAGAGTTAATGCCACTTCCAATCTCGCTTGCTCACAAATTAGCTCGCCGTTTAACTGAAGTACGTAAAAATGATACATTATCATACCTACGTCCGGATGGAAAAACGCAAGTTACAGTTGAGTATGATGAAAATGGTAAACCAGTACGTGTTGATACTATCGTAATTTCTACACAACATCACCCAGATGTTACATGGGAAGAAATCGATCGCGACTTAAAAGAGCACGTAATTAAAGCTGTAGTACCAGCAGAATTAATCGATGGAGAAACGAAATTCTTCATTAACCCAACTGGCCGCTTCGTAATTGGTGGACCACAAGGTGATGCTGGTTTAACAGGACGTAAAATCATCGTTGATACTTACGGTGGATACGCTCGCCACGGTGGCGGTGCATTCTCTGGTAAAGATGCAACGAAAGTTGACCGTTCTGCAGCATATGCAGCTCGTTATGTTGCGAAAAACATCGTAGCAGCTGGTCTTGCTGAAAAAGCAGAAGTACAACTTGCATACGCAATCGGTGTAGCACAACCAGTATCAATTTCAGTTGATACATTCGGCACTGGTAAAGTATCTGAAGACGTATTAGTAGAACTAGTTCGTAACAACTTCGATCTTCGCCCAGCTGGTATTATTAAAATGCTAGACTTACGTCGCCCAATTTACAAACAAACAGCAGCTTACGGTCACTTCGGACGTACTGATGTAGATCTATCATGGGAACGTACAGACAAAGCTGCAGCTTTAAAAGAGCAAGCTGGTCTATAA
- the pckA gene encoding phosphoenolpyruvate carboxykinase (ATP) yields MSTVNVQIGLHELLNGSNAQIQLSVPQLVEKVLMRNEGKLTSTGAVSASTGKYTGRSPKDKFIVKEASVADKIAWGAVNQPISEEHFNKLYTKVLEYLKEKEELFVFKGFAGADRNYRLPIQVINEYAWHNLFVHQLFIRPTEEELTTHESEFTIVSAPNFKADPAVDGTNSEAFIMVSFEKRIVLIGGTEYAGEMKKSIFSIMNFLLPEQDILSMHCSANVGEEGDVALFFGLSGTGKTTLSADPNRKLIGDDEHGWSDNGVFNIEGGCYAKCVNLSHEKEPQIFDAITFGSVLENVIINDQTRIADYNDTTLTENTRAAYPMHAIDNIILPSVAGHPNTIIFLTADASGVLPPISKLSKEQAMYHFLSGYTSKLAGTERGVTSPQATFSTCFGSPFLPLDASRYAEMLGEKIEKHDAKVFLVNTGWTGGEYGVGKRMNLGYTRAMIQAALNGELAKTETAKHDIFGLEVPLHVPGVPDEVLMPEQTWADKAAYKAKAIELANEFKANFKKFDSVSEDIINLGGPIA; encoded by the coding sequence ATGAGTACTGTGAATGTCCAAATTGGTTTACACGAATTATTGAACGGAAGCAATGCACAGATTCAACTAAGTGTTCCGCAATTAGTGGAAAAAGTATTAATGCGAAATGAAGGGAAATTAACTTCGACTGGTGCCGTTTCTGCTTCAACTGGAAAATATACAGGACGTTCTCCTAAAGATAAATTTATTGTGAAAGAAGCATCGGTTGCTGACAAAATTGCTTGGGGAGCTGTGAATCAACCGATTTCTGAAGAACATTTTAATAAATTATATACTAAAGTTTTAGAATACTTAAAAGAAAAAGAAGAGTTATTCGTCTTCAAAGGATTTGCAGGCGCGGACCGCAATTACCGTCTACCAATCCAAGTTATTAATGAATATGCATGGCACAATTTATTTGTACATCAATTATTCATTCGTCCAACTGAAGAAGAATTAACGACTCATGAATCAGAATTCACAATTGTTTCTGCACCAAATTTCAAAGCTGATCCAGCTGTTGACGGTACAAACTCTGAAGCATTCATTATGGTTTCATTCGAAAAACGTATCGTACTAATTGGTGGTACAGAATACGCTGGAGAAATGAAAAAATCAATCTTCTCTATTATGAACTTCTTACTACCTGAACAAGATATTCTTTCTATGCATTGCTCTGCAAACGTAGGTGAAGAAGGCGACGTAGCACTATTCTTCGGTTTATCTGGAACAGGTAAAACAACATTATCTGCTGATCCAAACCGTAAATTAATCGGTGATGATGAGCATGGTTGGTCTGATAACGGTGTATTCAATATTGAAGGCGGTTGCTACGCAAAATGTGTAAACCTTTCTCACGAGAAAGAACCACAAATTTTCGATGCAATCACATTTGGATCTGTTTTAGAAAACGTTATCATTAATGACCAAACGCGTATCGCAGACTATAACGATACTACTTTAACAGAAAATACTCGTGCTGCATACCCTATGCATGCGATCGACAATATCATACTGCCAAGTGTTGCTGGACACCCAAATACAATTATTTTCTTAACTGCTGATGCATCTGGCGTATTGCCTCCAATCAGCAAGTTATCAAAAGAACAAGCTATGTACCATTTCTTAAGTGGTTACACTAGTAAACTAGCAGGAACAGAGCGCGGCGTTACATCACCGCAAGCAACATTCTCAACTTGCTTCGGTTCACCATTCTTACCACTTGATGCATCTCGCTATGCTGAAATGCTTGGTGAGAAAATCGAGAAACACGATGCAAAAGTATTCTTAGTAAACACTGGCTGGACTGGTGGCGAATACGGCGTTGGTAAACGTATGAACTTAGGTTACACTCGTGCAATGATTCAAGCAGCATTAAACGGTGAACTTGCGAAAACTGAAACAGCTAAACATGACATCTTCGGTCTTGAAGTTCCACTTCACGTACCAGGTGTACCTGACGAAGTGTTAATGCCTGAACAAACTTGGGCTGATAAAGCTGCTTACAAAGCAAAAGCAATCGAACTTGCAAATGAATTCAAAGCGAACTTCAAAAAGTTCGACAGCGTATCTGAAGACATTATTAACTTAGGCGGTCCAATCGCTTAA
- a CDS encoding ATP synthase subunit I: protein MISMSLRSFKIQSYYILGILLLGWMLTPFSAHFLGAGIGLIVSMYCVWLLGRRIEKLGDSIVKKTKAPTLGMFNRFAAAILGAIIMYEIEHHMVMWAFAVGIMGGYFLIVVNLGYYSMKDEKELTKR, encoded by the coding sequence ATGATTAGTATGTCATTAAGGTCGTTTAAAATTCAATCGTATTATATACTAGGTATTCTTTTACTAGGCTGGATGTTAACACCGTTTTCAGCACATTTTTTAGGTGCAGGAATCGGACTTATCGTAAGTATGTATTGCGTTTGGCTTTTAGGGAGACGAATTGAGAAGCTTGGAGATAGTATCGTAAAGAAAACGAAAGCGCCGACGCTCGGTATGTTTAATCGTTTTGCCGCTGCTATTTTAGGCGCTATTATTATGTACGAAATTGAGCACCATATGGTAATGTGGGCATTTGCAGTAGGGATTATGGGCGGTTATTTCTTAATTGTTGTGAATTTAGGATACTATAGTATGAAAGATGAGAAGGAACTAACAAAAAGATAA